The Platichthys flesus chromosome 8, fPlaFle2.1, whole genome shotgun sequence genome has a window encoding:
- the g3bp1 gene encoding ras GTPase-activating protein-binding protein 1, translating to MVMEKPSAQLVGREFVRQYYTLLNQAPDYLHRFYGKNSSYVHGGLDGNGKPAEAVYGQSEIHKRVMALSFRDCHTKIRHVDAHATLNEGVVVQVMGELSNNMQPMRKFMQTFVLAPEGTVPNKFYVHNDVFRYQDEVFGDSDSEPPEESEDEVEELEERIPSPDVAAEESTTFYDQTPCSEPAAPGDDEEVVAASPEPEPEVEKEAEAAVVELKSEPTPETQTDALKIEDQTDSSPAAAPPTLEPVTMPAEPAPAAPEENRPFSWASVTSKNLPPSGAIPVTGINPHVIKATPAAPPRAEVKSETQTAAQRPQRDQRPREQRPGGPPPVHRGPRPVREGEQGETEGRRVVRYPDAHQLFVGNVPHDVDKSELKEFFEQYGTVLELRINSGGKLPNFGFVVFDDSEPVQKILSSRPIKFRGDVRLNVEEKKTRSAREGDRRDVRPRGPGGPGGPRERIGGGGGPRGPPTRGGMAQKPSFGAGRGAGPSDGRYPAQRQ from the exons ATGGTGATGGAGAAGCCAAGTGCCCAGCTGGTCGGGCGAGAGTTTGTCCGACAGTATTACACACTGCTGAACCAGGCCCCTGACTACCTGCACAG GTTTTATGGAAAGAACTCCTCCTACGTGCACGGCGGCCTGGACGGCAATGGCAAACCAGCCGAGGCTGTTTATGGACAATCT GAGATCCATAAGAGGGTCATGGCTCTGAGCTTCCGGGATTGTCACACAAAGATCCGGCACGTGGACGCGCACGCCACCCTGAACGAGGGCGTGGTGGTGCAGGTGATGGGCGAGCTGTCCAACAACATGCAGCCCATGAGGAAGTTCATGCAGACCTTTGTGCTGGCGCCTGAG ggAACCGTTCCAAACAAATTCTACGTCCACAACGACGTGTTCCGGTACCAAGACGAGGTGTTCggtgactctgactctgagccTCCAGAAG agtctgaggatgaggtggaggagctcGAGGAGAGGATCCCATCCCCCGACGTCGCTGCGGAGGAGTCGACTACCTTCTACGACCAGACCCCTTG TTCGGAGCCGGCGGCTCCTGGCGACGACGAGGAAGTGGTGGCAGCGAGTCCTGAGCCCGAGccagaggtggagaaggaggccGAGGCTGCAGTGGTGGAGCTGAAGTCGGAGCCGACGccggagacacagacagacgcacTTAAGATTGAAGACCAGACAGACAGTAGCCCCGCCGCCGCCCCACCGACCCTAGAACCCGTCACCATGCCCGCCGAACCCGCGCCTGCTGCCCCAGAAGAAAACCGG CCATTCTCTTGGGCGTCCGTCACCAGTAAGAACCTCCCTCCCAGTGGGGCCATCCCAGTCACAGGAATCAACCCACATGTTATCAAAGCCACCCCCGCAGCACCG CCCCGAGCAGAAGTGAAGTCAGAGACTcagacagcagcacagagaccaCAGAGAGACCAGAGGCCGAGGGAACAGAGGCCTGGAGGCCCGCCGCCGGTGCACAGAGGACCCAgaccag tGCGAGAAGGTGAGCAGGGCGAGACGGAGGGCCGCAGGGTCGTCCGGTACCCGGACGCCCACCAGCTGTTCGTGGGAAACGTCCCTCATGACGTGGACAAGAGCGAACTCAAGGAGTTCTTTGAAC AATACGGTACCGTCCTGGAGCTGAGGATCAACAGCGGAGGGAAGTTGCCGAACTTTGGCTTCGTGGTGTTCGACGACTCTGAACCTGTTCAGAAGATCCTCAGCAGCAGG CCCATCAAGTTCAGAGGCGACGTCCGCCTGAacgtggaggagaagaagaccCGTTCAGCCAGGGAGGGCGACAGGAGGGACGTGAGGCCCCGTGGCCCCGGAGGTCCCGGTGGCCCCAGAGAGAGGataggaggtggaggaggtccCCGAGGCCCCCCCACCCGAGGAGGCATGGCACAGAAACCCAGCTTCGGCGCCGGACGCGGCGCTGGGCCCAGCGATGGCCGCTACCCCGCCCAGCGTCAGTGA